In Mangrovivirga cuniculi, the following proteins share a genomic window:
- a CDS encoding glutamine synthetase III family protein, which yields MATLRQKALEQLGNRELITPDFPEKPASSYFGENTFGLKQMQATLSPDVFKRVKNAISKGKKIDEDSADAVAAAVKTWALNKGATHYTHWFQPLTGSTAEKHDGFFDPLDEIEKFKGSKLVQQEPDASSFPNGGIRSTFEARGYTAWDPSSPMFIIDETLCIPTVFVSYTGEALDNKAPLLKAMEAVGIASTRVCKLFDRNVTSVTPVLGVEQEYFAIDEALYAARPDLVMGGRTVFGHDPARGQQLDDHYFGSIPSRVRNFMKDFEFECLKLGIPVTTRHNEVAPSQFEVAPVFEEINIAADHNQLLMDVMGKVSEKHKLKILFHEKPFKGLNGSGKHNNWSLITNNGVNLFQPSSSARENLQFLTFFVCTIKAVDDHAKLLRASIASPGNDHRLGANEAPPAIVSVFIGSELTAVLNELEENGNIKLKKGDNMYMKLGIDKIPQIILDNTDRNRTSPFAFTGNKFEFRAVGSEANSAQPMTALNLVVADQLTKFAEAVEKEVKNGTEKRLAVINILREYIKESKKVRFEGDGYSDEWVKEAEKRGLPNIKDTPRALHAYVTKESKELFARHNVCNEVELDARHEIMLENYIMKIQIESRMIGDLALNHIIPTAVNYQNKLIANANGLKGLGVDNTEVVKNIEKISEHISAINSGIKDMTNERKRINKIEDLEEKAIAYCDDVKIKYFDSIRYHVDKLELLVDDEDWPLVKYREMLFLR from the coding sequence ATGGCTACATTAAGACAAAAAGCTCTTGAGCAGCTCGGAAACAGGGAGCTGATTACTCCTGATTTCCCGGAAAAACCTGCTTCATCTTATTTTGGAGAAAATACATTTGGATTAAAGCAAATGCAAGCAACATTATCTCCTGATGTATTTAAGAGAGTTAAAAATGCTATTTCTAAAGGTAAAAAAATCGATGAAGATTCTGCTGATGCTGTTGCAGCTGCAGTTAAAACCTGGGCTTTAAATAAAGGTGCAACTCATTACACTCACTGGTTTCAACCTTTAACAGGGTCAACAGCTGAGAAACATGATGGTTTTTTCGACCCACTAGATGAAATTGAAAAATTTAAAGGTTCAAAGCTTGTTCAGCAAGAGCCTGATGCAAGTTCCTTTCCAAATGGAGGGATCCGTTCTACTTTTGAAGCACGTGGTTATACAGCATGGGATCCATCTTCCCCAATGTTTATAATTGATGAAACATTATGTATACCAACTGTATTCGTTTCATATACTGGTGAAGCACTGGATAATAAAGCTCCATTATTGAAAGCAATGGAAGCTGTAGGAATTGCTTCAACCAGAGTTTGTAAATTATTTGATAGAAATGTTACTTCTGTGACTCCGGTATTAGGTGTAGAACAGGAGTATTTTGCCATAGATGAGGCATTATATGCTGCACGACCTGACCTGGTAATGGGTGGTAGAACTGTTTTTGGTCATGATCCTGCAAGAGGACAACAATTGGATGATCATTATTTCGGATCTATTCCTTCAAGAGTTAGAAACTTCATGAAGGATTTTGAATTCGAATGTCTGAAATTAGGAATACCTGTAACAACTCGTCATAATGAAGTTGCACCGAGTCAGTTTGAGGTAGCTCCGGTATTCGAAGAAATAAACATTGCGGCAGATCACAATCAGTTATTAATGGATGTAATGGGTAAGGTTTCTGAGAAGCACAAGCTCAAGATCTTATTCCACGAAAAGCCATTTAAAGGATTAAACGGAAGTGGAAAACACAACAACTGGTCACTTATTACTAATAATGGAGTAAATCTTTTCCAGCCAAGTAGTAGTGCTAGAGAGAATCTGCAGTTTTTAACTTTCTTTGTATGTACTATCAAAGCCGTCGATGACCATGCAAAACTTTTAAGAGCTAGTATCGCCTCTCCTGGTAATGATCACAGATTGGGTGCTAACGAAGCTCCTCCAGCCATTGTTTCTGTATTTATAGGTAGCGAGTTAACTGCGGTTCTTAATGAGCTTGAAGAGAATGGTAACATCAAGCTGAAAAAAGGTGATAACATGTATATGAAGCTGGGAATTGATAAAATTCCTCAGATCATTCTTGATAACACTGATAGAAACAGGACTTCACCTTTCGCTTTCACAGGTAATAAATTCGAATTCAGAGCAGTTGGTTCAGAAGCTAATAGTGCTCAGCCAATGACAGCTTTAAATCTCGTGGTTGCAGATCAGTTAACTAAGTTTGCTGAAGCTGTTGAGAAAGAAGTTAAGAACGGAACAGAGAAAAGACTGGCGGTAATTAATATCCTTAGAGAATATATTAAAGAATCGAAAAAAGTAAGATTTGAGGGTGATGGTTATTCGGATGAATGGGTAAAAGAAGCCGAAAAACGAGGTTTGCCTAATATTAAAGATACTCCTAGAGCACTACATGCTTATGTAACAAAAGAATCTAAAGAACTTTTTGCCAGACATAATGTATGTAATGAAGTTGAACTTGATGCACGTCATGAGATAATGCTTGAAAATTATATCATGAAGATTCAAATCGAATCCAGAATGATTGGAGACTTGGCATTAAATCATATTATTCCAACTGCAGTTAACTATCAAAACAAGTTGATTGCGAATGCGAATGGATTAAAAGGACTTGGAGTTGATAATACTGAAGTAGTTAAGAATATCGAAAAAATATCAGAACATATTTCTGCAATCAATTCTGGTATTAAGGATATGACCAATGAAAGAAAGAGAATCAACAAGATTGAAGATCTTGAAGAAAAGGCAATTGCCTATTGCGATGATGTCAAAATTAAATATTTTGATTCAATCAGATATCATGTAGATAAGCTCGAACTGCTTGTGGATGATGAAGATTGGCCTCTAGTGAAATACAGAGAGATGTTATTTTTGAGATAA